The stretch of DNA AGTTACAAACATTTTGGCAGATAATTAAGACAGTTTTCAGGCTGCTTTTGTTGCGCCCACCAGCTCCGCGGTTACCAAGGCACAGCTCCGCTGGTGCTGCAGGTCTTCATCGGGACGGCTGACGAGAGGCTGCTGAAACCCCATGCCTTCTACCAGGTCCACCGAATCACCGGGAAGACCGTGACCACACCAAACATGGAGAGGATGGTCAAAGGGACCAAAGTGTTGGAAATCCCTCTCCAGCCAAAAAACAACATGAGAGCTGTGTAAGTAGCCCGCAGATGGTTGTTGAGTTTCTTCTAAACGTCCTTAATTGTGTTCAGTCTGTAATGGCGTTGGCTGCTTATACTACCGAgaatcttttatttttatgttgctgCTGATGGAAACATAACATGCACCACTTCCTGTGTGTCAGCATGTTTTTCCAAGAAAGACCTGCAGCAGGCCTTCAGGTGTTTACAACCACAACCATAAATACTTTGACTAAAGGAATGGTTGAGAACAATttgaacaaaataatattttataagaGTACATCATTATAGTGGCTGTGAAGCAATGGCACTACATGAGATCTGTTTTGTCAGCAGTCTATGACCAACACTCTTCAAAATACTTAATGTTTTAATCTGAGTTTTTAATATGAATCTGGCACTAAGTAGCCAAGATCAAAATCAAGATTTAGGTCTAGGCTTTGTTACATTCCCCAGGATCGACTGCGTGGGGATCCTAAAGCTGAGGAACGCCGACATTGAACTGCGGAATGGTGAGACGGACATGGGACGTAAGAACACCCGGGTTCGCTTGGTGTTTCGCGTCCACATACCGCAATCTGGAGGCCAGTTGGTGTCTCTTCAAGTGGCCTCGCTTCCTATTGAATGCTGTAAGGATGTCGTCAAGGATTTCCATACTGTTCTTATTCAttcttattcatttacagttgcTCTGTTTGTCCAGCCCAGCATTCCGCTCAGGAGATCCCTTTGGTCAAGAAGCAGAACCTCGACCGATGCTCTGTACGCGGTAGACAATATATGCTCCTGACTGGGCAAAACTTTACCTGTGACTCAAGGGTGATGTTCTCAGAGAAGACACAAGGTAAATGTTCATCACTTGGACGGAGGGATTACCTATATCGGAAATGTGTCTACTCTTTCTGATGCACAGTAAACTACTGAAGCTCATTATCACATTCATTTTTGGCACCACGAAGTGGTGTATCTACAAAAGAAAACCATCTAAAGTTGCTTACAGATCACCCAGGTAACAACATCTTGCacaactttttttatattttggtaGTTGGTTAGGGTCAGGGATATACCCTGTATACCTTTTCTAGTGTGTGGTTAGTGTATATTTTTACCTGGAAAGGATCAGATTCTATTGCTTCTTCACACTagtttgtgaggaaaaaaatgttactgTCAACTAAACAAACAACTTCACAGTTGCATGGCTTAGTGTTTTAGTCAACAGGATGTGGTAAGAAAGACTAGACTTGGATAGAAAGTAGAAACAGCAGGTTGGCAATCCGAAACAAAAAGCAGctgaacacttaaaaaaaatcaagttaaaaaaaacacatgcaaataatacatttttacagtatGTAACACTGCTTTCAGACGGCCTGCAAATCTGGGAGGTGGAGGCAACTGTGGACCGAGAAAAATCCCAAGCTGTGAGTGCAGTTGTTTGCGGTGGTGTACTAAATGGGCATTACAAGTTTTCACTGCTGTTGTTGCAATCCCCTGTCCAGAATATGCTATTGGTTGAGGTTCCTCCATATCGAGACCAGACCATTTGccatgcagccaaagtcaactTCTATGTCACCAATGGGAAGAAGAAGCGCAGCGAGCCTCAGCACTTCATCTACACCCCTGTGATAGGTAGTTATGCCATCTGTCTTGAATGTGATGGAGTGAAATATAGTCTCCGTCCAACTCATCCTTCCCAGTGTTTGATCACATTTCCTTTTGTGTCTCAGCCATTAAAGCAGAGCCATTGGATGGGTGGCAGCTGAATTTGTGTGCTTACTCAGACATCCAAACTCAGTCTGGCACATCAGCGAAGTCGCTCATCTGTTGGTCGGAGCAGCAAAGCAATCTTGAAGCCTTCAGTGTTTCCCCTACACGCTTCCATTTAACCAAAGACACAGAGCAGCAGGACTTCCAACCAGTCTTCTACCAGTCAAGAGCTGGCAATATAATCCACAACACTGAACTTCTTTATCGCCCTACAAACCAACTTTACTATAACAACTCTGCTGCTGTACTACATGGAGGCTTGCTTACGCCGTCAAACCCTGCCAACATCCATGCCTTAGTAGTCCCGCTCCCCCAGGGTGTCACTATCAAAAATCCTTCAGGCAAACTGAGTCAAGGCTCTGAGATCAACCATACATTCCAGGCCTATTCGTCAACAAGACATCACAGTACCGTGCAAGCGGTGCAGTCTTTGGAAAAGTCACCACCTTTGAGATGGGTCCAAGGTGACATTCATGCGAAGGCTCAAACCCAAGACTCTAACCCTGACTCGGTCGCAGCCAACCGAGATGCTCGGACGCAGGAGAGACTCACAGTCAAACAGGAAGACCTCAGCTGTGTCTACCTGGAAGATGGTGAGTATGTGCAATTTTCAAAAAGGGAAAATGTAACATCACTATTTCCAAAGTCAGCAATCACGTCTTTTAACAAACAATATACTTATATCCATTTTTGATACTAATAATCAGCATTTAACGATGTCATGTGTAGTCTGTGTGGTTCCAATAGACAGACAAAAAAGCACAACAGAATTAAGTCTTAAGCCACAATTAAAAAATAGGGTATAGTATACCCAATACAAAACACAGCTACAGAAGTGTGTCTAACGATTGCAGGAATGACTGATTCTTGTGGTCCAGTCTGCAAATGCATGCAGGCACAAACGGTTTGCTTGCAAATCCTTGTGGTTTGCTTCGAGGCACTTCTCTATCCACTTTCCGGTCTTGTTACTCTCGCTTTCACTTGTCAAAACGCACGAGGTGCAGAGGTGCCATCAGCATTTTCAAACAAAGAAAGCAACATCATTTCATATAAGTGTCTATAAAAGTCCTGCACACTGACCTCATTTTCATGTGGACCAAAATATTTGCTATCTGCCTTGTGGTCACAGTAATAGGAAGCCATACATGCAAATTAAAGCAGTCAAACCGGTagcaaacacagcagcagtgtggCTTTTTAGTGTGCGTGTGGATGTCAAATAGCATCAGTCTTTATCGAATATCACAAAAATGTTGTTTGCCATATCGTTCCCGAAAAGTATGTCCTTTACataataatttaaaattgtTTGTCTGTCTCAAGTTATTTCTTATAATGCTTCTGTGCGATTACATTACACTGCAGACTTTATTATGAGCATATTTTGGGTGGATTTCAAATCAAAACATTAATATGAAAACCAAACTTGTTTGCAACGGGACGTACAGGAATCAAAGAGGTTGAACAATGACATCTAGTGGGCGTTAACAGAATTGTAAATTGAAAACTGAAGTAAATACTCAAAATGATGGGATAGGATGTATTTTACGTGATGTATTTTTGTAGGCTTGAATGCATAAAGTTGTTCTTTCCTGTTTGCAGTGAATGACATCATACGAAGAGACCTGAGAGACAACCACGGTGACGCTGGAGGACTGCAGCGTCATGCACTCTAAGGAACAACAATTGAGGATGTGTAGGCCTACATCATCACCTGCATCAATGGTTTTCAAAGCGTAGTACAGTGAGCCTCCGCTCCGAGAATATTTGGGGGCTCCTCTACTCAAAAaactgttggttttttttacagtattgtgttttgttttctgctCATTCCAGAATCTGTCTATATCCTCACTGTAAAAATAACTGCATTTTGCCCTTTTGATATAACTTAAGTTAGCTTATCATGTTTAGAAAATTGTTGAAttagtttggtttttttttggtgggggggTTCCAAGCAGTCGTGCCTCCCCTTAAGTCTTAAGGGTGGGCTCACATTTTGAATAACCCTGACCCACATCAAAGACTTAATTCCTAAAAGTAGCATCTTTCATGTTTTGGGGCATTATGTACATTACATGACTACGTAAAGGAGTAAAATcttggtaataataatacaaacatgGCTAATATATTGTACATACCACCAATTATAGCCATTGGAGAATAATCAGTAATTGGCCAATAGTTGGCCAATTTACGCCAACGTGTACTTATTTTTAAAGGTAAGAGAAGGGGATCCAGGCCTTTTTCAGGTACTATTCAATTCGTGGCCTGAAGGCCAATTCTGTCCTGTACATGACACAATCAGACTGGTCTGCGAGTGCGGTTAAATACTTGCTAACATTTTTGCCACAGAGTCCCaaaaacagcatctcaatgAAATGAATTACAGTTTTTGTTATGCATTTCAGTGGTTAAACTCAAAAGTGAAACTCTTCTATTCTATAAACTCACTACACAGAGAGtgaaatattacaatgtttttcTTAATAAGTTTGATAATATTATAATACAGCTAATAAAAAATTCCGTATCtcatacaatttgaaaaattgtcaaaaagttcaatattgtaaACTGTTGGTTCGTGCGACATTTGGTATTGTCACTTCTTCACAGACAAGAAGTATtgaacatgttggacatgtgcattaaaaattagagaagctcaaattaagttcacttGTAAAGtttatacagtagtacattttaggttcatcctgaaatgtatgtgaaatatccctaacttcttGTGAGCAGTATAAAACCCCTGTGGGTTATCTACTGGAATCTACTGCATTGTAGACAACAAATGTTGCCAGGAAGTCTTAATTCACATAGACTTTGAATgattattatgcaaaagttgTCTGAATGTTTTATGCCCGAAAATCGGTCAGGACCTGTAGAGGTGAAGAATAGTCTTGCTTTTAAATGATCTGGGAATGTATATGATGATTATGCATTTAAAGTGCGTAAATTAATATGTGAACATTCCCACCACTTTAATATTTGGCTGGCAGGAATGAAGATGCTATTTCAACATgaacgtgttatttttgaaaCATTATTAACATTAGTAGGTAGTTTTCAATTAAAACTATCTATGtcgttttcaaaataaaaacatctttgtTTGACTAAGATACAATTGAGTGTTTGTCTAGCTAAAAGTTTGTATTATTGGAGGCTTCCAATCAGAGCCAGCTGTGCTCCATGCTAGCAAGGCGCCTTCGTCTgtataatatattaaaatacaagcaaataaaacACTATCGTCACTATCAATATCGTCTCATGTAGCTTCAAATATTAAActgttaaataataacaatcacaTACACAGGCGAAGTAATAACTGCTATGTTCACAGGCAAACGATAGAGGACGACATTTTCAAACCGAGCACCACCAACCAGGAACCAGAAGTACGTCACAAATCCACACATCACTTCCGATACAGCCCAGGAACCGGAGGTAcgttacaaaaaaatacatttgttttattttcatctgTGTCGCCATCTTTTCCAAAATTATCTCATAGTCCACTGGTTTTATCAATTCTGCGCTTGACTATCATTACCATTTATTAACACAGAGCTACATTTTCGCATTTGGTAAGTACGTTTCTTACTCATACTCAGCGCCACGTTGAGCTGTTTTAGCAGTTTAAGCGCCCTGCTGCGTTCAGGGGACTGCTGGCAGCGTTGTAAAATACTACTGACAGCGCAACATTTAAGCATATGAACGTAAAGTCAGATGTTTAGTATGAATTTGTTGCTCAGTGCTTCAGTACTGCGGTGCATATGGACCTTCGTGTGGCTGTGTTTACTTatgtaaatgtgcattttcacaAGGgttaggacacacacacacaccattaactaatgatgtgttttctgcacacACGTGTAACTTGACTAGCATGCATTTTAGTTGAAAACTAAACTTGACGGTTTTCCTTGTGTGTGCCTCAAGTTGCTGAAGGAACCAAAACATGTCTGCAGATCTGGACCTCTCTCCTCCAGAAGTCCCTGAACCAACTTTTCTAGAGAGCCTACTGCGCTATGGTCTCTTTCTTGGCGCTATCTTCCAGCTGATCTGCATCCTGGCCATCATTGTCCCCACCTCCAAAGGGCATGAAAAGGTAGGGACGTGTCGTTCTTGGATAGATCAATCTACAGATTTTTTTATACTTCAAAACTGCACTCTGTTCAGAGATTCGATTTAGAATGAAATCTACTGTTATAGTTCTATTTTTAGACATTATCAGCAGATGGACTAATAACAGCCTGCTGCTTTTCACTGATAGAACAGTTAGAGCATATTCCAGACTGGTAAATTCCCTAACAAAATGAGAACAGCTAAAGCAGTTCTaatctttaaaaatggagacaaacatcaattcacaaactaccgaccagtttccttattagcccaactttcaaaaataattgaaaagctattcaacaacaggttggacaaatttattaataagaatgaattactagctgACAGCTAATAAGGATACagaacaaacatttcaacttccatggcactaatcGAAATCACTGAGGAAATGACCAATGCTATAGACTGTAGAAAGTGCGCCGCTGCAGTAtttacaattaatcacaatatcctaattacaaaattaaaaaaatatggaagctttgaactgggttaaaagctactgagcagacaggaggcaatatgtgaacttaggagaatatacatctgcgagCTTGAAGGTATTGTGTGGCGTACCCCATGCgccaatactgggaccaaagcTGTTCAATCTATACATATTGTGTGGCGTACCCCATGCgccaatactgggaccaaagcTGTTCAATCTATACATAAACGACATCTGCAAAGTCACGAAGGACTTGAAactggtattatttgcagacgatacaatcACATTTTGCTGTGGAGCTAGCACACTggaactaataaaaaaaatcacagaggaattaactatactaaaaagatggttcgaTGATAACATTATCCctaaacctaagtaaaactaaaataatgctatttggtaagtgcaaaaaggaTACACATGCGCAAATACCAATTGACGGCATAGACATTGGCAGGGTAAACAAAAGTACATTTCTCAGGGTCATGATAGAtaatcatccatccagccatctattttctatgctgcttatcctcactagagttgtgggtatgctggagcctatcccagctgacttcgggcgagaggcagggtaatAGATagtatgaactggaaatctcacattaaaaatatacaagataaagtggcaagaaatacctcaatactgaataaagcaaaaaaaaaaatctagaccaaaaatcactcatACTctctactgctctctggtattaccaaatCTAACTTTTTGTGTGGACATATGGGGAAACAACTAGCAGACAATAACATGTTACCCTAAAACGTCTAACAATTCTTCTTAACAAAAGAGGAGTAATATGATCTTGGggaaaaattaaacctaaaacacttatatgcagggacaacactaaaaaccttcagcatttctgtgtgtggaatcaacttgtggaacggattgaggaagtaactcaaacaatgcactgaatgtattgcaactgatgtgtaACGGATGAGGGGTTGGATTAAATACGCTTTGCttcgtcctactcctttttggacatgcagaattgtGTTACGTGAGTGTAATTTgagtgcatgttcaagatgaattaaaccatcaCCGTTACCAGAGCAACTCCACTGTTTCAGTAGAAGCAATTACAATGGACCCTCCAAGCTGGAATTGAATGAATCTGTTTCAGAGTCAAATTGCCTCCATCCTTGGTGGACTGTACAGACAATgtctcaagtgtaaaaataagttaattatTGTAAAACATTAAATTGGTTACATTGATCACAATGCCCAGACATAAACGTTTTCTTAAACTTCACAGTCCTTCTGCTTGGTCAACTTCTGTCTCAACGTGCCGCTTCATCTCCAGCTGCCATTGCACTGAAATACAACCTGGCCAGTAGCTAACATTACTTTTCGATCAAAAGTCTTGGGACTTTAAGTTATGTGTATCTTCTTCGCTTAATACTCCTTATTGAGGCCCTCCTTTTGGACTaagtgacacaaaaaagccaaagaaaaagctaaatgtATACAGTTAATAGTGTGATGCTCGCTGAAATGAGCTCCAGTGAGGTACATGCATGATAGCCATTCAAAGTCCATATTTTTGTTGGATTTTGAGGCATTTTCCCCTACAGTTTTTCAGTAGAATGtcagatttttacatttgggGGTACAACTGTAACGGGAGTGAAATGACACTTGATTGTTGCTgtcttctttgtcttttctttgtAGGAGGAGAGTGAGTCCATTAACGGCAAGGTGGCCGAGCAGGCAAAGAAACCCAAAGGACCAGTGTCTCAAATTCGACCTAAAtcaaagaaagaaagcaaaaaGAAGCGATAGATACTTGTGTTTGTTGTTTCAAACTGATGTTGTCAATTGTTCATCTTTTACCCAGTATTGCTTATCTAAAGTAAAGCTACTA from Dunckerocampus dactyliophorus isolate RoL2022-P2 chromosome 8, RoL_Ddac_1.1, whole genome shotgun sequence encodes:
- the manbal gene encoding protein MANBAL, which translates into the protein MSADLDLSPPEVPEPTFLESLLRYGLFLGAIFQLICILAIIVPTSKGHEKEESESINGKVAEQAKKPKGPVSQIRPKSKKESKKKR
- the LOC129186945 gene encoding nuclear factor of activated T-cells, cytoplasmic 2-like isoform X1, which codes for MTSDISQEELDFADLFLYNPPVDDFSGGFIQDNGEQHPLLVVNTAFVQDALSHSPANESSSSEVAFDYMGLATTPGIIPAPSPRIEITPSGDSLNSQALEQSPGSKAPGTYRECASPASSNSSTGWPAEGCSPSASPSISPSNRGKCATELSTLDLCHYIEGIHTSSTYSSPGGSPGNSFTDEPFLLPQHQGTPSPLVQRRSRSVSPQGKRTHNQVFSGHETTPVKQRSRSSSPIPLAYDLLGHLHHRQVQDEFQTQTQTTTTGLEDRSLNSCQEVGGSAHEPNVRQDCVYREVYDRLGAEAGTGSFCVVPTSWPPHPVHLGAFGSLSLVPLPSLEWPLPSKSGQYELLIQPQPRSHHRAHYETEGSRGTVKTPNGGHPEVQLRGYQGTAPLVLQVFIGTADERLLKPHAFYQVHRITGKTVTTPNMERMVKGTKVLEIPLQPKNNMRAVIDCVGILKLRNADIELRNGETDMGRKNTRVRLVFRVHIPQSGGQLVSLQVASLPIECSQHSAQEIPLVKKQNLDRCSVRGRQYMLLTGQNFTCDSRVMFSEKTQDGLQIWEVEATVDREKSQANMLLVEVPPYRDQTICHAAKVNFYVTNGKKKRSEPQHFIYTPVIAIKAEPLDGWQLNLCAYSDIQTQSGTSAKSLICWSEQQSNLEAFSVSPTRFHLTKDTEQQDFQPVFYQSRAGNIIHNTELLYRPTNQLYYNNSAAVLHGGLLTPSNPANIHALVVPLPQGVTIKNPSGKLSQGSEINHTFQAYSSTRHHSTVQAVQSLEKSPPLRWVQGDIHAKAQTQDSNPDSVAANRDARTQERLTVKQEDLSCVYLEDVNDIIRRDLRDNHGDAGGLQRHAL
- the LOC129186945 gene encoding nuclear factor of activated T-cells, cytoplasmic 2-like isoform X2; translated protein: MTSDISQEELDFADLFLYNPPVDDFSGGFIQDNGEQHPLLVVNTAFVQDALSHSPANESSSSEVAFDYMGLATTPGIIPAPSPRIEITPSGDSLNSQALEQSPGSKAPGTYRECASPASSNSSTGWPAEGCSPSASPSISPSNRGKCATELSTLDLCHYIEGIHTSSTYSSPGGSPGNSFTDEPFLLPQHQGTPSPLVQRRSRSVSPQGKRTHNQVFSGHETTPVKQRSRSSSPIPLAYDLLGHLHHRQVQDEFQTQTQTTTTGLEDRSLNSCQEVGGSAHEPNVRQDCVYREVYDRLGAEAGTGSFCVVPTSWPPHPVHLGAFGLSLVPLPSLEWPLPSKSGQYELLIQPQPRSHHRAHYETEGSRGTVKTPNGGHPEVQLRGYQGTAPLVLQVFIGTADERLLKPHAFYQVHRITGKTVTTPNMERMVKGTKVLEIPLQPKNNMRAVIDCVGILKLRNADIELRNGETDMGRKNTRVRLVFRVHIPQSGGQLVSLQVASLPIECSQHSAQEIPLVKKQNLDRCSVRGRQYMLLTGQNFTCDSRVMFSEKTQDGLQIWEVEATVDREKSQANMLLVEVPPYRDQTICHAAKVNFYVTNGKKKRSEPQHFIYTPVIAIKAEPLDGWQLNLCAYSDIQTQSGTSAKSLICWSEQQSNLEAFSVSPTRFHLTKDTEQQDFQPVFYQSRAGNIIHNTELLYRPTNQLYYNNSAAVLHGGLLTPSNPANIHALVVPLPQGVTIKNPSGKLSQGSEINHTFQAYSSTRHHSTVQAVQSLEKSPPLRWVQGDIHAKAQTQDSNPDSVAANRDARTQERLTVKQEDLSCVYLEDVNDIIRRDLRDNHGDAGGLQRHAL